A single region of the Gracilibacillus caseinilyticus genome encodes:
- a CDS encoding menaquinol-cytochrome c reductase cytochrome b/c subunit, whose translation MKRGKGMKFVGDSRIRADKPKFIPKDYSEYPGRTEAFWPNFLLKEWLVGAVFLVGFLCLTIAHPAPLEKLADPTDTAYVPLPDWYFLFLYQLLKYKFASGAFNVLGSVVIPGLAFGALFLAPFLDRGKERRPHKRPISTGLMLLSIVAIFWLTYEAAHHVDWEAKAENNKPELPEENAVEIDQSDPGYEVYQANSCIQCHGDDLSGGAAAPSLIGTEHGVDEIKDIAVNGIGTMPADQFEGSDEELQQLAEFIVSVNEQAAEGE comes from the coding sequence TTGAAACGAGGTAAAGGGATGAAGTTTGTCGGCGACTCACGTATTCGTGCTGACAAACCAAAGTTTATTCCAAAAGATTATTCAGAATATCCTGGTAGAACAGAGGCTTTTTGGCCAAACTTCCTGCTTAAAGAATGGTTAGTTGGTGCAGTATTCTTAGTTGGTTTCTTATGTTTAACAATCGCGCACCCGGCTCCATTAGAGAAATTAGCTGATCCAACAGATACAGCATATGTACCATTACCGGACTGGTACTTCTTATTCTTATATCAATTATTGAAATATAAATTTGCAAGTGGTGCTTTCAACGTACTAGGTTCCGTTGTTATTCCAGGTCTTGCTTTTGGTGCCTTATTCCTAGCACCTTTCTTAGACCGTGGAAAAGAACGCCGTCCTCATAAGCGTCCAATTTCAACAGGATTAATGCTACTAAGTATTGTGGCTATCTTCTGGCTAACATACGAAGCTGCTCATCATGTTGATTGGGAAGCAAAAGCAGAAAATAATAAACCGGAATTACCGGAGGAAAATGCGGTTGAAATTGATCAATCTGATCCCGGTTATGAAGTATATCAAGCGAACAGCTGTATTCAGTGTCACGGTGATGACTTATCAGGTGGTGCTGCAGCTCCTTCCTTAATTGGAACTGAGCACGGTGTTGATGAAATTAAAGATATCGCGGTCAATGGTATCGGAACTATGCCAGCAGATCAGTTCGAAGGTTCAGATGAAGAATTACAGCAGCTTGCTGAATTTATTGTGTCTGTCAACGAACAGGCTGCAGAAGGTGAATAA
- the qcrB gene encoding menaquinol-cytochrome c reductase cytochrome b subunit, translating into MLQKVYDWIDERVDITPIWRDIADHEVPEHVNPAHHFSAFVYCFGGLTFFVTVIQILSGMFLTMYYVPDIENAWRSVYYLQTEVAHGQIVRGMHHWGASVVIVMLFLHTLRVFFQGAYKKPRELNWMVGVLIFFVMLALGLTGYLLPWDNKAYFATVVTLQIVEGVPFIGEFAKTLLNGDPSIVGAQTLARFFAIHVFFLPAALFVLMAVHFIMIRKQGISGPL; encoded by the coding sequence ATGTTACAGAAAGTTTATGACTGGATTGATGAACGTGTAGATATTACTCCGATCTGGCGTGACATAGCAGACCACGAAGTACCGGAGCATGTAAACCCTGCACATCACTTTTCAGCTTTTGTATATTGTTTTGGTGGGTTAACTTTCTTTGTTACAGTAATCCAAATCTTATCAGGTATGTTTTTAACCATGTATTATGTTCCTGATATTGAAAATGCATGGCGTTCTGTTTATTACTTACAAACAGAGGTGGCGCATGGTCAGATAGTTCGAGGAATGCACCACTGGGGAGCTAGTGTAGTTATAGTAATGTTATTTTTACATACGTTGCGTGTTTTCTTCCAAGGGGCATATAAGAAGCCACGTGAATTAAACTGGATGGTAGGGGTATTAATTTTCTTCGTTATGCTTGCCTTAGGCTTAACCGGTTACTTATTACCATGGGATAACAAAGCATATTTTGCAACAGTTGTTACGCTTCAAATTGTGGAAGGGGTTCCTTTTATAGGCGAATTTGCTAAAACGCTTTTAAATGGTGATCCATCCATTGTCGGTGCTCAAACACTTGCAAGATTCTTTGCCATTCACGTATTTTTCTTGCCAGCTGCATTATTTGTTTTAATGGCTGTGCACTTTATAATGATCCGAAAACAAGGTATTTCTGGTCCATTGTAG
- a CDS encoding ubiquinol-cytochrome c reductase iron-sulfur subunit, which yields MAEKRQQVSRRQFLNYTLTGVGGFMAAGMLAPMVRFAIDPVLQASSSEEMHAVVDVSELTNEPQRFDWTIEQVDAWYTSNVTHSAWVYKDENDEIIALSPTCKHLGCAVNWNSNPDFPEEFYCPCHGGRYYKSGLNVPDTPPNAALDTFQMEVKEGTLYLGDTVPNPVQEGGAN from the coding sequence ATGGCAGAGAAAAGGCAACAAGTGTCCCGTCGCCAATTTTTAAATTATACGTTAACAGGTGTTGGGGGATTTATGGCTGCAGGTATGCTTGCACCTATGGTACGTTTTGCGATTGATCCAGTATTGCAAGCTTCAAGTAGTGAAGAAATGCATGCGGTAGTGGATGTGTCCGAATTAACGAATGAACCACAGCGGTTCGATTGGACGATCGAGCAGGTTGATGCGTGGTATACATCAAACGTAACTCATAGTGCCTGGGTTTATAAGGATGAAAATGATGAAATAATTGCTTTATCACCAACTTGTAAACACTTAGGTTGTGCGGTTAACTGGAATAGTAATCCAGATTTTCCGGAAGAATTTTACTGTCCATGTCATGGTGGGCGTTATTACAAGAGTGGTTTAAATGTACCAGATACACCACCTAATGCAGCACTTGATACATTCCAAATGGAAGTAAAAGAAGGAACTTTATATCTTGGAGATACAGTTCCAAATCCTGTCCAGGAAGGAGGAGCAAATTAG
- a CDS encoding ReoY family proteolytic degradation factor: METSIKIEDKKSFIQWFLGNFQLKKRESVWILNYLLNHDQLLEHVHFVLEARFCPRAMIISTHCSKEIAFRFYKKHIVTTDADKSFHDIRLHAQEPIYIQLNFKDSKQSIPYMKVLEDNPFIPDDYFLTKSDKRMADEWLQHSLYEYKKEMLLQQINEALDEKNQELFVYYSEQLKKLETSYIIKSE, from the coding sequence TTGGAAACGTCAATTAAAATTGAGGATAAGAAATCTTTTATACAGTGGTTTCTTGGTAATTTTCAACTAAAAAAGAGAGAAAGTGTCTGGATTCTTAATTATTTGTTAAACCATGATCAATTGCTGGAACATGTCCATTTTGTATTGGAAGCTAGGTTTTGCCCACGAGCGATGATCATTTCCACGCATTGCTCCAAAGAAATCGCCTTTCGATTTTACAAAAAACATATCGTGACGACAGATGCAGATAAATCATTTCACGATATTCGGCTGCATGCACAGGAGCCTATCTATATTCAGCTCAATTTCAAAGATTCGAAGCAGAGTATACCTTACATGAAAGTGTTAGAAGATAATCCATTCATTCCGGATGATTATTTTCTAACCAAAAGTGATAAAAGGATGGCGGATGAATGGTTACAACATTCATTATATGAGTACAAAAAAGAAATGTTACTGCAACAAATCAATGAAGCGTTAGACGAAAAGAATCAAGAGCTTTTTGTATATTATTCAGAGCAATTGAAAAAATTAGAAACCTCCTATATTATTAAAAGTGAGTAG
- a CDS encoding DUF2487 family protein: MKWTSTDLEVFYQSKEFIDTLCIPLIPLDLANSADVHKLANQKTSLQIISDELERNYTGRIMLSPTYTYVRGTDFQIECDRVNQWTSNLSGDHFQHIFLLSYDVNWKRFERDLAGSFVWLAAPSIDDFKSEHAQKAISNQTNQLSELIESYWK; this comes from the coding sequence ATGAAATGGACAAGTACTGACTTAGAGGTTTTTTATCAATCCAAAGAATTTATCGATACATTATGTATCCCATTAATACCACTTGACTTAGCTAATTCAGCTGATGTTCATAAATTAGCCAATCAAAAAACGTCTTTACAAATAATATCGGATGAATTAGAACGAAATTATACGGGCAGAATAATGTTGAGTCCCACTTATACATATGTACGGGGAACAGACTTTCAAATAGAATGTGATCGTGTAAACCAGTGGACAAGCAACCTTTCTGGAGATCACTTCCAACATATTTTTCTACTTTCATATGATGTGAATTGGAAACGATTTGAAAGAGATCTTGCTGGCAGCTTCGTTTGGTTAGCAGCTCCTTCAATCGATGATTTTAAGTCTGAGCACGCTCAAAAAGCAATTTCAAACCAGACGAATCAACTTAGTGAATTAATTGAAAGTTATTGGAAATAA
- a CDS encoding DUF1405 domain-containing protein, which yields MIRKFLFQPNIIALLFIVNLLGTIYGYYWYGNQLADTPIPFLLFVPDSPTASLFFTIFLFFILKGKNVPLIEALAFTTLVKYGIWAVIMNILTLVVTGDLSWQGYMLIASHGAMAIQAFLYAPLYKIKLVHLTIAGIWLLHNEMIDYVYGMMPVYGSLSDYQTHIGYFTFWLSVVTILAVYFWSVHRNDPYQKLGNKL from the coding sequence ATGATTAGAAAATTTTTATTTCAACCGAATATCATAGCTTTGTTGTTCATCGTAAATTTATTAGGGACAATCTATGGCTATTATTGGTATGGCAACCAATTGGCAGATACGCCGATTCCATTTCTGCTATTTGTTCCTGACAGCCCGACAGCAAGTTTATTCTTTACTATTTTCTTGTTTTTTATCTTAAAAGGAAAAAACGTCCCGCTTATTGAAGCGCTCGCCTTTACCACTCTAGTAAAATACGGCATTTGGGCAGTGATTATGAACATTCTGACATTAGTCGTTACTGGGGATTTAAGTTGGCAAGGGTATATGTTAATCGCTTCTCATGGTGCAATGGCTATTCAAGCGTTTCTCTATGCTCCACTGTACAAAATAAAATTAGTCCACTTAACCATCGCAGGAATTTGGCTGCTGCATAATGAAATGATTGATTATGTTTATGGAATGATGCCTGTATATGGCAGTTTATCGGATTACCAAACACATATCGGCTACTTTACGTTTTGGTTATCGGTTGTTACCATCCTAGCTGTTTATTTCTGGTCTGTTCATCGCAATGATCCATACCAAAAATTGGGTAACAAGCTTTAA
- a CDS encoding tetratricopeptide repeat protein — protein MNNTIEQAIEMIHAGEVAEALTLLNETATSADADTKLDICQIFIELGNHDLAKNLLENMLLTDHNNSEAKLLLADIMIDDERDEAAIELLNEIEESDGNYLQALVQLADLYQAQGLFEVAERKLLAAKNIAPEEPIIDFALGELLFSSGEYHKSTIYYEKLKRTSDEFAGVNIASRLAEAYALNGEFEESLEYYQTIETDDPETLFRYGFLAFKSERYEIAIQIWEQLLEKELEYPSVYLYLTKAYEEEGLLDEAYQTANQGVEMDPFNKEMWFHAGRITLKYGDSPKAFELVKKAISLDNEYQEALLFLVESYKQQEMYAEIIELLSDDVDIEQLDGIFGWELAKAYYEEEAYKQALNAYQNAYNKMKGDIDFLKNYGYFLVEEGRIHTAIEVFEAYLSIDPSDFDIGQHVERLKEQSDDTLF, from the coding sequence TTGAATAATACGATAGAACAAGCAATAGAAATGATTCATGCAGGTGAAGTTGCTGAAGCGTTGACGTTACTAAATGAAACAGCTACTTCCGCTGATGCAGATACAAAATTAGATATATGCCAAATATTTATCGAACTAGGTAATCATGATTTAGCCAAGAACCTATTAGAAAATATGCTGCTCACAGACCATAACAATAGTGAAGCAAAACTCTTGTTAGCCGATATCATGATCGACGACGAACGAGATGAAGCAGCTATCGAGCTACTAAATGAAATAGAAGAAAGTGACGGAAATTATTTGCAAGCCTTAGTCCAACTGGCTGATCTCTACCAAGCACAGGGACTTTTTGAAGTAGCAGAACGAAAGCTGTTAGCAGCAAAGAACATTGCACCAGAAGAACCGATTATCGATTTCGCATTAGGCGAATTACTATTTTCCTCAGGTGAATATCATAAATCAACGATCTATTACGAAAAATTAAAAAGAACATCCGATGAATTTGCTGGTGTGAATATTGCCAGCCGTTTGGCAGAAGCCTATGCCTTAAACGGAGAATTTGAAGAATCACTCGAATATTACCAGACGATTGAAACCGATGATCCTGAAACTCTGTTTCGATACGGCTTTCTAGCTTTCAAATCAGAGCGATACGAAATAGCTATCCAAATTTGGGAGCAGCTATTAGAGAAAGAATTAGAATATCCATCTGTATACTTGTATCTTACAAAAGCATATGAAGAAGAAGGATTGCTGGACGAAGCGTATCAAACAGCGAATCAAGGCGTAGAAATGGACCCGTTTAATAAAGAAATGTGGTTCCACGCTGGACGAATCACATTGAAATATGGTGACAGTCCAAAAGCGTTCGAATTAGTCAAAAAGGCTATTTCATTGGATAATGAATACCAGGAAGCATTACTATTTTTAGTCGAGTCTTACAAACAGCAGGAAATGTATGCTGAAATTATTGAACTGCTTTCGGATGATGTGGACATCGAACAGTTAGATGGTATTTTTGGCTGGGAGCTTGCGAAAGCCTATTATGAAGAAGAAGCGTATAAACAGGCATTAAATGCTTACCAAAATGCATACAATAAAATGAAAGGAGATATTGATTTCCTTAAAAATTATGGCTATTTCCTTGTGGAAGAAGGGAGGATTCACACCGCTATCGAAGTGTTCGAAGCATATTTATCCATTGATCCTTCAGATTTCGATATCGGTCAACATGTAGAACGTTTGAAAGAACAAAGTGATGATACTCTCTTTTAG